The Microbaculum marinisediminis genome includes a window with the following:
- the phnE gene encoding phosphonate ABC transporter, permease protein PhnE gives MTPATPAAPRPVELPRTSFGDMLYRLLIWGGLALVLAWSWGPAEMSRLVNLFTDASNMADYASGFLSPNFRDWEYYVTEMILTVQIAIWGTVLAIVFGIPFALLSSNNIAPAWVVQPVRRLMDACRAINEIVFAVLFVVAVGLGPFAGVMALFIHNMGVVSKLFSEAVEAIDPRPVEGIRATGATRLQEIIYGVLPQVLPLWISFSLYRFETNVRSATVLGIVGAGGIGQIMFESIRGFYYAETAAILIIVVITVSIIDIVSQRLRKLVI, from the coding sequence ATGACACCAGCAACACCCGCCGCCCCCCGCCCGGTCGAACTGCCGCGCACGTCCTTCGGCGACATGCTTTACCGGCTGCTGATCTGGGGCGGTCTCGCCCTGGTGCTCGCCTGGAGCTGGGGCCCGGCCGAGATGTCCCGGCTGGTGAACCTGTTCACCGACGCCAGCAACATGGCGGACTACGCCTCGGGCTTCCTGTCGCCGAATTTCCGCGACTGGGAATACTACGTCACCGAGATGATCCTGACCGTGCAGATCGCCATATGGGGCACGGTGCTGGCGATCGTCTTCGGCATTCCCTTCGCGCTCCTGTCGTCCAACAACATCGCCCCGGCCTGGGTGGTCCAGCCGGTGCGCCGGCTGATGGACGCCTGCCGGGCGATCAACGAGATCGTCTTCGCGGTGCTGTTCGTCGTCGCCGTCGGCCTCGGCCCGTTCGCCGGTGTCATGGCGCTGTTCATCCACAACATGGGCGTCGTCTCCAAGCTCTTTTCCGAGGCCGTCGAGGCGATCGACCCGCGCCCCGTGGAAGGTATCCGCGCGACCGGCGCGACCCGGCTGCAGGAGATCATCTACGGCGTCCTGCCGCAGGTGCTGCCGCTCTGGATCTCCTTTTCGCTCTACCGTTTCGAGACCAACGTGCGCTCCGCCACGGTGCTCGGCATCGTCGGCGCCGGCGGCATCGGCCAGATCATGTTCGAGTCGATCCGCGGCTTCTACTACGCCGAGACCGCGGCGATCCTGATCATCGTGGTGATCACCGTGTCGATCATCGACATCGTGTCGCAGCGCCTCAGAAAGCTGGTGATCTGA
- the phnD gene encoding phosphonate ABC transporter substrate-binding protein produces MNAVAKGLAAAAISVSLLGAAHAETTEINFGIISTESTQNLKTQWEPFLAAMEAQTGLKVKPFFASDYAGIIEGMRFGKVHVAWYGNKSAMEAVDRSDGEVFAQSVDVSGNPGYWSLLLAPVDSPINSLEDVLKCDASLNFGIGDPNSTSGFLVPTTFIFAKNGVDPKKCFKTVRNANHETNAMAVANNQVDVATNNTENLARIEENNPEAFKKIKVVWKSPLIPSDPLVWRKDLDQAAKDKIYTFMMSYGRLGAPDEVAKARDVLAGLKWAPFKPSSDAQLYPIRIMEITKQEFQVQADDKMAADEKAKALEELKAEKTKYEGLMAKVPQA; encoded by the coding sequence ATGAACGCTGTCGCTAAGGGCCTTGCCGCCGCGGCGATTTCCGTCTCGCTGCTGGGCGCCGCCCACGCCGAGACGACCGAGATCAACTTCGGCATCATCTCGACCGAATCCACCCAGAACCTGAAGACCCAGTGGGAACCGTTCCTCGCCGCCATGGAGGCCCAGACCGGCCTCAAGGTGAAGCCGTTCTTCGCCTCGGATTATGCCGGCATCATCGAGGGCATGCGCTTCGGCAAGGTCCACGTCGCCTGGTACGGCAACAAGTCGGCCATGGAAGCGGTCGACCGCTCCGACGGCGAGGTCTTCGCCCAGTCCGTCGATGTATCCGGCAATCCGGGCTACTGGTCGCTGCTGCTGGCGCCGGTCGACTCACCGATCAATTCGCTGGAAGACGTGCTGAAGTGCGACGCCTCGCTGAACTTCGGCATCGGCGACCCGAACTCGACCTCGGGCTTCCTCGTCCCCACCACCTTCATCTTCGCCAAGAACGGCGTCGACCCGAAGAAATGCTTCAAGACGGTCCGTAACGCCAATCACGAGACCAATGCGATGGCGGTGGCCAACAACCAGGTCGACGTCGCCACCAACAACACCGAGAACCTTGCCCGCATCGAGGAGAACAATCCCGAGGCGTTCAAGAAGATCAAGGTCGTCTGGAAGTCGCCGCTGATCCCGTCCGATCCGCTGGTCTGGCGCAAGGACCTGGATCAGGCCGCCAAGGACAAGATCTACACCTTCATGATGTCCTACGGCCGTCTCGGGGCCCCCGACGAGGTCGCCAAGGCGCGCGATGTGCTCGCCGGCCTGAAGTGGGCGCCGTTCAAGCCGTCCTCCGACGCCCAGCTCTATCCGATCCGGATCATGGAGATCACCAAGCAGGAGTTCCAGGTCCAGGCGGACGACAAGATGGCCGCCGACGAGAAGGCCAAGGCGCTCGAAGAGCTGAAGGCGGAGAAGACCAAGTACGAAGGCCTGATGGCCAAGGTCCCGCAGGCCTGA
- the phnC gene encoding phosphonate ABC transporter ATP-binding protein yields the protein MTTVVVEGLSKTFRGGKRALKNVSVSVDRGEMVALIGASGSGKSTLIRHVAGLVQADRNDGCKVMVGDRFVQTGGRLTADARDIRRDIGVIFQQFNLVNRLSVLTNVLTGVLGRIPAIRGTLGLFSRDEKIVAMQALARVGIAETARQRASTLSGGQQQRAAIARAMVQGAQIVLADEPIASLDPASAKRVMEALSEINRNDGITVIVSLHQVEYARRYCPRTIALRDGEVAFDGPSEALTHDFLRELYGDASEELVLPDVPERAPRPQIALQPAVAFAGA from the coding sequence ATGACAACAGTCGTGGTCGAAGGGCTTTCGAAGACATTTCGCGGCGGCAAACGCGCGCTGAAGAACGTTTCCGTTTCGGTCGATCGTGGCGAGATGGTCGCCCTGATCGGCGCATCCGGATCCGGCAAGTCGACGCTCATCCGCCATGTCGCCGGCCTCGTCCAGGCGGACCGGAACGACGGCTGCAAGGTCATGGTCGGAGACCGGTTCGTGCAGACCGGCGGCCGATTGACGGCCGACGCGCGCGACATCCGCCGCGACATCGGCGTCATCTTCCAGCAGTTCAATCTCGTCAACCGGCTTTCGGTGCTGACCAATGTGCTGACCGGCGTGCTCGGTCGCATACCGGCCATCCGCGGCACCCTCGGCCTGTTCAGCCGCGACGAGAAGATCGTCGCCATGCAGGCGCTGGCGCGCGTCGGTATCGCCGAGACCGCCCGTCAGCGTGCCTCGACCCTGTCCGGCGGACAGCAGCAGCGCGCCGCGATCGCCCGCGCCATGGTGCAGGGCGCGCAGATCGTGCTTGCCGACGAGCCGATCGCCTCGCTCGATCCGGCGTCCGCCAAGCGCGTCATGGAGGCGCTGTCGGAAATCAACCGCAACGACGGGATTACCGTCATCGTATCGCTGCACCAGGTCGAATACGCCCGCCGCTACTGCCCGCGCACCATCGCGCTGCGCGACGGCGAGGTCGCCTTTGACGGGCCGAGCGAGGCCCTCACGCATGATTTTCTGCGCGAACTCTATGGCGATGCCAGCGAGGAACTCGTGCTCCCAGACGTCCCGGAAAGGGCGCCCCGGCCGCAGATCGCACTGCAGCCGGCCGTCGCCTTCGCCGGCGCGTGA
- a CDS encoding NAD(P)/FAD-dependent oxidoreductase yields MAQHIYHPAAFDPSRPVGSYWDATAEPLTVDTPALSGDETCEVAVIGAGYTGLSAALHLARDHGVDVRVLEKAHPGWGASGRNGGFCCLGGTKVSHSTLVKRHGDAEARRFSAAQREAIALVRDLSESEGFDVEASGDGDIEVAHDKGAVRDLEATVAHIRDVHGVDCTLYRKAELRRAGMVMEGAEAALHLPLGFGLHPMKYARGLAAATVNRGAGVHGQSPVEAWQKTDGWHVLSTPGGRLRAKTVIVATNGYTAEDLHPGLTGRVLPALSNVITTRPLTEAEREAQGWTTHAMAYDSRNLLHYFRLLPDGRFLLGARGGVSAAPDGTERMQDDMRKRLARMFPAWADVEISHFWRGFVCMTADLVPHVARLPDDGSVIHALGYHGNGVAMGTWSGRAAARLAVRDKPDHEIVPAAAGQPLPRFPLPGLRPLYLRGAYVAYWLMDEVL; encoded by the coding sequence TTGGCGCAGCACATCTATCATCCGGCGGCCTTCGATCCGTCCCGACCCGTCGGCAGCTACTGGGATGCGACCGCCGAACCGCTGACGGTCGACACGCCTGCACTGTCGGGGGACGAAACCTGCGAGGTTGCCGTCATCGGGGCCGGATACACGGGCCTGTCGGCGGCGCTGCATCTGGCCCGCGACCATGGCGTCGATGTGCGCGTTCTGGAAAAGGCACATCCGGGTTGGGGCGCGTCGGGACGAAACGGCGGTTTCTGCTGTCTGGGCGGAACCAAGGTGTCGCATTCGACGCTGGTGAAGCGCCATGGCGACGCCGAGGCGCGACGGTTCTCCGCCGCCCAGCGCGAGGCGATCGCGCTCGTTCGGGACCTGTCCGAAAGCGAAGGCTTCGACGTCGAGGCGAGCGGCGACGGCGACATCGAAGTCGCCCATGACAAGGGCGCGGTGCGGGATCTGGAGGCCACCGTCGCGCACATCCGCGACGTGCACGGCGTCGACTGCACGCTCTATCGCAAGGCCGAGCTCAGGCGGGCCGGTATGGTGATGGAGGGGGCGGAAGCAGCGCTGCACCTTCCGCTCGGTTTCGGCCTACATCCGATGAAATACGCCCGCGGCCTTGCCGCCGCGACGGTGAATCGTGGCGCCGGGGTGCACGGCCAAAGCCCGGTCGAGGCGTGGCAGAAGACGGACGGCTGGCATGTGCTGTCGACGCCGGGCGGGCGTTTGCGGGCGAAGACGGTGATCGTGGCGACCAACGGCTACACGGCGGAGGATCTGCATCCCGGCTTGACCGGCCGTGTGCTGCCCGCCCTGTCGAACGTCATCACCACGCGGCCGTTGACCGAGGCCGAGCGCGAGGCGCAGGGCTGGACGACCCATGCGATGGCGTATGACAGCCGCAATCTGCTGCACTATTTCCGTTTGCTGCCGGACGGGCGTTTCCTGCTCGGCGCGCGCGGCGGCGTGTCTGCGGCTCCCGACGGAACGGAGCGGATGCAGGACGACATGCGCAAGCGGCTCGCGCGCATGTTTCCCGCCTGGGCCGATGTCGAAATCAGCCATTTCTGGCGCGGCTTCGTGTGCATGACGGCCGATCTCGTGCCCCACGTCGCCCGGTTGCCCGACGACGGCAGCGTCATCCACGCGCTGGGTTATCACGGCAATGGCGTCGCGATGGGAACCTGGTCGGGCCGGGCCGCGGCGCGGCTCGCGGTTCGCGACAAGCCCGACCACGAGATCGTGCCGGCGGCGGCCGGCCAGCCCCTGCCACGCTTTCCGCTGCCGGGCCTGAGGCCGCTTTATCTGCGTGGGGCCTACGTCGCCTATTGGCTGATGGACGAAGTTCTCTAG
- a CDS encoding Stf0 family sulfotransferase, with protein MYDAYILCGTPRTGSTLLCGLLASTQAAGDPDSFYSRRFMPAWAEEWGLPSPDSMAERDYDITYLAAAIEVGKGGTAIFGLRLMRENLDDLSAILDRIHPGLPSDAARFERAFGKTLYIHLSRENKLAQAVSLVKAQQTGLWHIAPDGSELERLAPPQDPVYDFERIRQELAELESHDTAWNTWFAAQGITPVRIGYERLSADPAAALVRLCEALGIAAPHIADVKPGVAKLSDETSLEWMRRYRADLAAVARS; from the coding sequence ATGTACGACGCATATATCCTCTGCGGCACGCCGCGAACGGGAAGCACGCTGCTGTGCGGCCTGCTCGCGTCGACACAGGCGGCGGGGGATCCGGACTCGTTCTACAGCCGCCGGTTCATGCCGGCGTGGGCGGAGGAGTGGGGTCTGCCGAGCCCGGATTCGATGGCCGAGAGGGACTACGACATCACCTATCTCGCAGCGGCGATCGAAGTCGGGAAGGGTGGAACGGCCATCTTCGGGCTTCGGCTGATGCGCGAGAACCTCGACGACCTGTCGGCGATCCTCGACCGGATCCATCCCGGCCTGCCGTCCGACGCGGCGCGGTTCGAGCGGGCCTTCGGCAAGACGCTCTACATCCATCTGTCGCGCGAGAACAAGCTCGCCCAGGCGGTCTCCCTGGTGAAGGCGCAGCAGACCGGTCTCTGGCATATCGCGCCCGATGGAAGCGAGTTGGAGCGGCTCGCTCCGCCGCAGGACCCTGTCTACGATTTCGAACGGATCAGACAGGAACTCGCCGAGCTCGAAAGCCACGATACGGCGTGGAACACGTGGTTCGCGGCGCAGGGCATCACCCCGGTGCGGATCGGCTACGAGCGCCTGTCGGCCGATCCCGCTGCGGCGCTGGTGCGCCTCTGTGAAGCGCTCGGGATCGCGGCGCCGCATATCGCGGACGTCAAGCCCGGCGTGGCGAAACTCTCCGACGAGACGAGCCTTGAATGGATGCGCCGCTACCGCGCAGATCTCGCGGCTGTCGCCCGGTCCTAG
- a CDS encoding DapH/DapD/GlmU-related protein: MPRLSEKALVHESAIVTDSALGRYTEIAERCHVSESTVGDYSYMMRECEIWAARIGKFVNIASHARINATNHPVWRATLHHFTYRAADYFDDAGTETAFFDWRRDNAVTIGHDVWLGHGVTILPGVSIGNGAVIGAGAVVSKGVPAYAIVGGVPAKFIRWRFPEEIGNRMDRLAWWDWPHARLRTALEDFRTLDAEAFLDRYEVEAAQSA; this comes from the coding sequence ATGCCCCGCCTCTCCGAAAAGGCGCTGGTCCACGAGAGCGCCATCGTCACCGACTCCGCCCTCGGCCGCTATACCGAGATCGCCGAGCGCTGCCATGTGAGCGAAAGCACGGTCGGCGACTATTCCTACATGATGCGCGAGTGCGAGATCTGGGCGGCGCGGATCGGCAAGTTCGTCAATATCGCCAGCCACGCCCGCATCAACGCCACCAACCATCCGGTGTGGCGCGCCACCCTGCATCACTTCACCTATCGCGCCGCCGACTATTTCGACGATGCCGGCACCGAGACCGCGTTCTTCGACTGGCGCCGCGACAACGCGGTGACCATCGGCCACGATGTCTGGCTGGGACACGGCGTGACCATCCTGCCGGGCGTCTCGATCGGCAACGGCGCGGTGATCGGCGCCGGCGCGGTGGTTTCGAAGGGCGTGCCGGCCTATGCGATCGTCGGCGGCGTGCCGGCGAAGTTCATCCGCTGGCGGTTCCCCGAGGAGATCGGCAACCGCATGGACCGGCTCGCCTGGTGGGACTGGCCGCACGCGCGGCTGCGCACCGCGCTCGAGGACTTCCGAACGCTCGACGCCGAAGCCTTCCTCGACCGCTACGAAGTCGAGGCCGCGCAAAGCGCCTAG
- the phnL gene encoding phosphonate C-P lyase system protein PhnL, with product MTMRLCLSGVGKTFVMHLQDGIEIPVLRGVELAVKEGECVALTGPSGTGKSTILRMIYGNYVADEGQILVVDGARIFDMASAPPRRVIDLRLRTISYVSQFLRAVPRVPAIDVVAEPLRSLGTSPAEARDRAATLLARLNLPERLWSLPPATFSGGEQQRVNIARGLVAQRPILILDEPTASLDATNRDIVVELIDERKKAGTAVLGIFHDAIVRDAVADHCVDVQAFT from the coding sequence ATGACCATGCGTTTGTGTCTCTCCGGCGTCGGCAAGACCTTCGTCATGCACCTGCAGGACGGCATCGAAATCCCCGTCCTGCGCGGCGTCGAGCTCGCGGTGAAGGAGGGCGAATGTGTCGCCCTCACCGGCCCCTCCGGCACCGGCAAGAGCACGATCCTGCGGATGATCTACGGCAACTACGTCGCCGATGAGGGCCAGATCCTGGTGGTCGACGGCGCGCGCATCTTCGACATGGCCTCGGCCCCGCCACGCCGGGTGATCGACCTGAGGCTCCGCACCATCAGCTATGTCAGCCAGTTCCTGCGGGCGGTGCCGCGCGTGCCCGCCATCGACGTGGTCGCCGAGCCGCTTCGTTCGCTCGGCACCTCGCCCGCCGAGGCGCGGGACCGCGCGGCGACGCTGCTTGCCCGGCTCAACCTGCCCGAACGCCTGTGGTCGTTGCCGCCGGCAACCTTCTCCGGCGGCGAGCAGCAGCGCGTCAATATCGCCCGCGGCCTCGTCGCCCAGCGGCCGATTCTGATCCTCGACGAGCCGACCGCCTCGCTCGACGCCACCAATCGCGACATCGTGGTCGAACTGATCGACGAGCGAAAGAAGGCCGGCACCGCGGTTCTCGGTATCTTCCACGATGCAATCGTCCGCGACGCGGTCGCCGACCACTGCGTCGACGTTCAGGCCTTCACGTGA
- the phnK gene encoding phosphonate C-P lyase system protein PhnK, with protein sequence MTHPGDIDDDLPLLRASGVSHFYGSRIGCHDVSFELWPGEVLAIVGESGSGKTTLMNCLSGRLTPTAGVVEYRMRDGQARNIFAMSEAERRFLARTDWGFVHQDARDGLRMTVSAGGNVGERLMAVGARNYGAIRAEALDWLGRVEIAADRIDDRPDAFSGGMRQRLQIARNLVTGPRLVFMDEPTSGLDVSVQARLLDLLRGLVADLGLAAIVVTHDLAVARMISHRLMVMRRGTVIESGLTDQVLDDPRTPYAQLLVASVLQP encoded by the coding sequence ATGACTCACCCAGGCGATATCGACGACGACCTGCCGCTGTTGCGCGCCAGTGGCGTCTCGCATTTCTATGGCAGCCGGATCGGCTGTCACGACGTGTCCTTCGAACTGTGGCCCGGCGAGGTGCTGGCGATCGTCGGCGAATCCGGATCCGGCAAGACCACCTTGATGAACTGCCTGTCGGGGCGCCTGACGCCGACGGCCGGCGTCGTCGAGTACCGGATGCGCGACGGCCAGGCGCGCAATATCTTCGCCATGAGCGAGGCGGAGCGGCGCTTTCTGGCCCGCACCGACTGGGGTTTCGTCCATCAGGACGCCCGCGACGGCCTGCGCATGACGGTCTCGGCCGGCGGCAATGTCGGCGAGCGGCTGATGGCGGTGGGCGCGCGCAACTACGGCGCCATCCGCGCGGAGGCGCTCGACTGGCTGGGAAGGGTCGAGATCGCCGCCGACCGAATCGACGACCGCCCCGACGCCTTTTCCGGCGGCATGCGCCAGCGCCTGCAGATCGCCCGCAACCTGGTCACCGGCCCGCGCCTCGTCTTCATGGACGAGCCGACCAGCGGCCTGGACGTCTCGGTGCAGGCGCGCCTGCTCGACCTGCTGCGCGGCCTCGTCGCCGACCTGGGCCTCGCGGCGATCGTCGTCACCCACGATCTGGCGGTCGCGCGCATGATCTCGCACCGGCTGATGGTGATGCGCCGCGGCACGGTCATCGAGAGCGGCCTCACCGATCAGGTTCTCGACGACCCCCGCACCCCGTACGCCCAGCTTCTGGTCGCGTCCGTCCTGCAGCCGTGA
- a CDS encoding alpha-D-ribose 1-methylphosphonate 5-phosphate C-P-lyase PhnJ — MNAHAATTDTAYNFAYLDEQTKRMIRRAILKGIAIPGYQVPFASREMPMPYGWGTGGVQVTAAILGPDDTLKVIDQGSDDTTNAVAIRGFFARTAGVRTTTRTADATVIQTRHRIPERPLGEDQILVFQVPIPEPLRFLEPRETETRKMHALEEYGIMHVKLYEDIARHGHIATTYAYPALVDGRYVMDPSPIPKFDNPKMNRSDALMLFGAGREQRIYALPPHTDVHSLDFEDHPFAVQTFSEPCALCGSIGVYLDEIVTDDAGGRMFVCSDSDHCEERRAEIPAET, encoded by the coding sequence ATGAACGCGCACGCCGCCACGACCGATACCGCCTACAACTTCGCCTATCTCGACGAGCAGACGAAGCGTATGATCCGCCGGGCGATCCTGAAGGGCATCGCCATACCCGGCTATCAGGTTCCGTTCGCCAGCCGCGAGATGCCGATGCCCTACGGCTGGGGCACCGGCGGCGTGCAGGTCACCGCCGCGATCCTGGGTCCCGACGACACGCTGAAGGTGATCGACCAGGGCTCCGACGACACCACCAACGCGGTGGCGATCCGCGGCTTCTTCGCCCGCACCGCCGGGGTGAGGACGACGACGCGCACGGCCGATGCGACCGTCATCCAGACCCGCCACCGCATCCCCGAGCGGCCCCTGGGCGAAGACCAGATCCTCGTCTTCCAGGTGCCGATCCCGGAGCCGCTGCGCTTCCTCGAACCGCGCGAGACCGAGACCCGCAAGATGCACGCGCTCGAGGAATACGGGATCATGCACGTCAAGCTGTACGAGGACATCGCCCGCCACGGCCACATCGCCACGACCTATGCCTATCCGGCGCTGGTCGACGGCCGCTACGTGATGGACCCCTCGCCGATCCCCAAGTTCGACAATCCGAAGATGAACCGGTCCGACGCGCTGATGCTGTTCGGCGCCGGCCGCGAGCAGCGCATCTACGCACTTCCCCCGCACACCGACGTGCACAGCCTCGACTTCGAGGACCATCCCTTCGCGGTCCAGACCTTCTCCGAGCCCTGCGCGCTGTGCGGTTCGATCGGCGTCTACCTCGACGAGATCGTCACCGACGACGCCGGCGGGCGCATGTTCGTCTGTTCCGATTCCGACCATTGCGAGGAGCGGCGGGCCGAAATCCCCGCGGAGACCTGA
- a CDS encoding carbon-phosphorus lyase complex subunit PhnI, protein MYVAVKGGESAIRNAHRLLADERRGDRSVPDVTLDQIAGQLALAVDRVMAEGSLYDRDLAALAVKQARGDLIEAIFLIRAYRTTLPRFGASEPVDTARMRIRRRISATYKDLPGGQLLGPTFDYTHRLLEPALAEDTAPPPPETAAASDAPIPRVTDLLGGEGLIEPDPEADPDTPVRDLTREPLEFPADRSLRLQGLARGDEGFLLALGYSTQRGYARSHPFVGEIRIGEVEIEVIPEELGFPVTIGRITVTECQMVNQFKGSAKAPPQFTRGYGLVFGQSERKAMSMALVDRALRWNELGEEPTAPAQDEEFVLSHADNIRATGFVEHLKLPHYVDFQAELELVRRMHREAAAYSDETGEDIGAEHQEAAE, encoded by the coding sequence ATGTATGTCGCTGTAAAGGGTGGGGAATCGGCGATCCGCAACGCCCACCGGCTGCTCGCCGACGAACGGCGCGGCGACCGCTCGGTGCCGGATGTCACGCTCGATCAGATCGCCGGCCAGCTCGCCCTCGCCGTCGACCGGGTGATGGCGGAAGGCTCGCTCTACGACCGCGATCTCGCCGCGCTGGCGGTGAAACAGGCCCGCGGCGATCTGATCGAGGCGATTTTCCTGATCCGCGCCTATCGCACCACCCTGCCCCGCTTCGGCGCGTCCGAACCGGTCGACACCGCCCGGATGCGCATTCGCCGCCGCATCTCCGCGACCTACAAGGACCTGCCCGGCGGACAGCTGCTCGGCCCCACCTTCGACTACACCCACCGGCTGCTCGAGCCCGCGCTGGCCGAGGACACCGCGCCGCCGCCCCCGGAAACCGCCGCCGCCAGCGACGCCCCGATCCCCCGCGTCACCGACCTGCTCGGCGGCGAAGGCCTGATCGAGCCGGATCCGGAGGCCGATCCGGATACGCCGGTGCGCGATCTGACCCGCGAGCCGCTGGAATTCCCCGCCGACCGTTCCCTGCGCCTGCAGGGGCTCGCCCGCGGTGACGAGGGGTTCCTGCTCGCCCTCGGCTATTCGACCCAGCGTGGCTACGCCCGGTCGCATCCCTTCGTCGGCGAGATCCGCATCGGCGAGGTGGAAATCGAGGTCATCCCCGAAGAGCTCGGCTTTCCGGTCACGATCGGCCGCATCACCGTCACCGAGTGCCAGATGGTCAACCAGTTCAAGGGCTCGGCCAAGGCGCCGCCGCAGTTCACCCGCGGGTACGGCCTCGTCTTCGGCCAGTCGGAGCGCAAGGCCATGTCGATGGCGCTCGTCGACCGGGCGCTGCGCTGGAACGAGCTCGGCGAGGAGCCGACCGCGCCGGCACAGGACGAGGAATTCGTGCTGTCGCACGCCGATAACATCCGCGCCACCGGCTTCGTCGAGCACCTGAAACTGCCCCATTACGTCGATTTCCAGGCCGAGCTGGAGCTCGTCCGCCGAATGCACCGCGAAGCGGCGGCATATTCGGACGAAACCGGCGAGGACATCGGCGCCGAACACCAGGAGGCCGCGGAATGA
- the phnH gene encoding phosphonate C-P lyase system protein PhnH, whose product MTAHAAMTETLSGGFAHPVFDSQAVFRRVMSAMASPGKVVELTAKTAPPPPLSRAAGALALTLFDHETPVWLDRDLAAAQAVSDWLRFHTGAPITQVPDEAAFALVSDPARMPALSAFGQGTADYPDRSTTLIVAVETLKDQNLITLRGPGIATTATLAPGPLPVGFADQLRANHAQFPRGVDLVFVCGDTLSALPRSTRTEGA is encoded by the coding sequence ATGACGGCTCACGCGGCAATGACGGAAACCCTCTCGGGCGGTTTCGCACACCCGGTCTTCGACTCCCAGGCCGTGTTCCGCAGGGTGATGAGCGCCATGGCGAGTCCAGGGAAAGTCGTTGAACTGACAGCGAAAACCGCCCCGCCACCGCCCTTGTCACGGGCCGCCGGCGCGCTCGCGCTCACCCTGTTCGACCACGAAACGCCGGTCTGGCTCGACCGCGACCTCGCCGCCGCGCAAGCGGTATCGGACTGGCTGCGCTTCCATACCGGCGCGCCGATCACACAGGTGCCCGACGAGGCCGCCTTCGCGCTCGTCTCCGACCCGGCCCGCATGCCCGCCCTGTCGGCCTTCGGCCAGGGCACGGCGGACTATCCGGACCGCTCGACGACGCTGATCGTCGCCGTCGAAACCCTGAAAGATCAAAACCTTATAACCCTGCGCGGCCCCGGCATCGCGACCACGGCGACGCTGGCGCCCGGCCCGCTTCCCGTCGGCTTCGCCGATCAGCTTCGCGCCAACCACGCGCAGTTTCCCCGCGGCGTCGACCTCGTCTTCGTCTGCGGCGACACCCTCTCCGCCCTGCCCCGCTCGACCCGCACAGAAGGAGCCTGA
- the phnG gene encoding phosphonate C-P lyase system protein PhnG — MTTAETTENRPSEEARRRAMDAVASADRAVLEAAWNRLESRPDWGWLRKPEAGLVMVRGRIGGGGAPFNLGEVTVTRCAVSLDSGEAGFAWIMGRDAEKARFAALFDALWQRRDRRAEVERTVVEPAIRARETEDSTVAERTAATRVDFLTMVRGEDES; from the coding sequence ATGACGACGGCCGAGACGACCGAGAACAGACCATCCGAGGAGGCCCGGCGCAGGGCGATGGACGCCGTCGCGTCCGCCGACCGCGCCGTCCTCGAAGCCGCCTGGAACCGCCTCGAGTCCCGCCCTGACTGGGGCTGGCTGCGCAAGCCCGAAGCCGGGCTCGTCATGGTCCGCGGCCGCATCGGCGGCGGCGGTGCCCCGTTCAACCTCGGCGAGGTCACCGTCACCCGCTGCGCGGTTTCGCTCGACAGCGGCGAGGCCGGGTTCGCCTGGATCATGGGCCGGGACGCCGAAAAGGCCCGGTTCGCCGCGCTTTTCGACGCCCTGTGGCAGCGCCGCGACCGGCGCGCCGAGGTGGAAAGAACGGTCGTCGAACCGGCGATCCGGGCCCGCGAGACCGAGGACAGCACGGTTGCCGAGCGCACGGCGGCGACCCGCGTCGACTTTCTCACCATGGTGCGCGGCGAGGACGAGTCATGA